Proteins encoded in a region of the Tripterygium wilfordii isolate XIE 37 chromosome 21, ASM1340144v1, whole genome shotgun sequence genome:
- the LOC119989581 gene encoding glucose-6-phosphate/phosphate translocator 1, chloroplastic-like: protein MICTIKQSVTAINGSSESVFRRRSPLQVPRSSFSPSLPASKENPKTTRLQVSRPLHVASIECFGMLRQTQKKVDKSLIRCDAYEADQSEPIENTKIVAAKRVKIGIYFATWWALNVVFNIYNKKVLNAFPYPWLTSTLSLAAGSLIMLISWATRIAEAPKTDFEFWKTLLPVAVAHTIGHVAATVSMSKVAVSFTHIIKSGEPAFSVLVSRFLLGETFPVPVYLSLIPIIGGCALAAVTELNFNMIGFMGAMISNLAFVFRNIFSKKGMKGKSVSGMNYYACLSLLSLLILTPFAIAVEGPQMWAAGWQNAISQIGPHFIWWVAAQSVFYHLYNQVSYMSLDEISPLTFSIGNTMKRISVIVSSIIIFHTPVQPVNALGAAIAILGTFLYSQSKQ from the exons atgaTTTGCACTATCAAGCAATCTGTGACTGCGATCAATGGGTCATCGGAGTCTGTTTTTCGTAGAAGATCTCCGTTACAAGTGCCGCGATCTTCGTTTTCACCGTCTCTACCCGCTTCAAAGGAGAACCCAAAGACTACCCGTCTCCAGGTTTCAAGACCTTTACATGTAGCTTCGATCGAGTGTTTTGGGATGTTGAGGCAGACCCAGAAAAAGGTGGACAAGTCCTTGATCAGATGCGATGCTTACGAGGCAGACCAATCGGAGCCGATCGAAAACACCAAAATTGTGGCGGCGAAGAGAGTGAAGATAGGTATCTACTTTGCGACTTGGTGGGCTTTGAATGTTGTGTTCAATATATACAACAAAAAGGTGTTGAATGCTTTTCCGTATCCATGGTTAACCTCTACGCTCTCTCTGGCTGCTGGATCACTCATTATGCTGATTTCCTGGGCCACCAGAATCGCTGAGGCGCCCAAGACTGACTTCGAGTTCTGGAAGACTTTGCTTCCG GTTGCTGTGGCACATACGATTGGGCATGTGGCAGCTACTGTGAGTATGTCAAAGGTTGCAGTTTCGTTCACCCACATCATCAAGAGTGGGGAGCCAGCTTTTAGTGTCTTGGTTTCAAGGTTTTTGTTGGGTGAGACCTTCCCAGTCCCGGTCTACTTATCCCTTATTCCCATCATCGGTGGTTGCGCACTTGCTGCTGTGACTGAGCTTAACTTCAACATGATTG GTTTTATGGGTGCCATGATATCCAACTTGGCGTTTGTATTCCGGAACATATTCTCGAAGAAGGGCATGAAGGGCAAATCTGTTAGCGGAATGAACTACTATGCTTGTCTTTCTCTGTTGTCTCTTTTAATTCTTACACCTTTTGCAATTGCTGTGGAGGGGCCGCAGATGTGGGCAGCTGGTTGGCAAAATGCCATCAGTCAGATTGGACCACATTTTATATG GTGGGTGGCAGCCCAAAGTGTGTTCTATCATCTCTACAACCAGGTGTCATACATGTCGCTGGACGAGATCTCTCCCTTGACATTTAGCATTGGTAATACAATGAAGCGTATTTCAGTCATAGTCTCATCCATTATCATTTTTCATACGCCAGTCCAACCCGTCAACGCCCTTGGAGCTGCCATCGCAATCCTTGGAACCTTCTTGTATTCTCAG TCAAAGCAGTGA